The following nucleotide sequence is from Salvia splendens isolate huo1 chromosome 2, SspV2, whole genome shotgun sequence.
CCGACAATGGGAAAGAATTTGTAAACCAGAAAATGACAAACTTTTTTTTCCGAAAAAGGCCTAGTCCATCAAACCTCGTGCCCttatacaccagaacaaaataGGGTGGCAGAAAGAAAAAACCGAACCATCCTCGAAATAACCCGAGCTTTGATGTTTGACTCTAAAGTTCCTACCCATTTTTGGCCCGAAGCCATTGCTACCTCGATCTACCTCATAAACAGACTTCCCACTAAAGTCCTAAACACAAAAACTCCTCTCGATACACTCTCCAAACTCACCAAAATACCCACACACCTTAATCTCCAACCCAAAGTATTCGGGTGTACTGTTTATGTTCACATCCCAAAACATGAAAGAACAAAATTATCACCCTGTGCTACCAAGTGTGTCTTTGTGGGTTACGGGATTAACCAAAAAGGGTATAGATGCTACGATCCAACTACAAAACGGGTAGTCACCAcaatgaattgtaattttttgGAAACCGAGTTTTACtaccacacccaccttagtagtcagggggagagtgagtcaAACAATACAGTCGACTacctaagttggtttgtgcctGAATCAAATCTCTCCTACGAGGACCCAACAGAAAAGGTTGGGACTGTCGCCGAGCAAGTCTCAACCACAGAGTCCTCTCAACCGCGTCCTAGTGCCTCTCCTCAGCCGGTATCCGAAACATCTGAGGTAATTCCCGACTCACCTCAAGAAAATCACCATTCTACTGATGCTACTAATACAGAAATTGTAGACACAACTCTAGATGAAGACACGGGTCGATATATACTCCCACCACGAAGCAATCGAGGAATACCACCAAAGAGATTCTCACCCGAAAAGATCGGGAGGAAAAGTCAGTACGCTGTAGCAAACTTCGTGAAAGGAAATCTAACCAAGATGGCTAGAGCATTTGAAACAGCACTATACGAAGAAGAGGAGATTCCTTATACAGCCGAGGAGACAATGAAAGTCAGACATTGGAGGGAGGCTATGTTCGTAGAAATAAATACTTTATTGAAGAACAAGACATGGGAAGTCAGCGAGCTTCCAAAAGGGGCTACTACCGTTGGTTGTAGATGGGTGTTTACAATCAAAAGAAGACCAGATGGATCCATTGACAGGTACAAGGCAAGATTGGTGGCGAAAGGTTACACTCAGACTTACGGCATTGATTATGCCGAAACATTCTCACCAGTGGCTAAGATCAACACAGTAAGAGTGTTGTTCTCTATAGCAGCTAACCGTGATTGGCCGCTACATCAGTTCGACGTGACAAACGCCTTCTTGCATGGAGAACTAACCAAACCCGTATATATGGTTCCTCCGCCCGGGTTTACTGGAGACGTCTGTAAGCTGAAAAAGACGTTGTATGGTCTCAAACAATCCCCTCGAGCATGGTTCGGGAGGTTCACTAAGGTCATGAAGAAGTATGACTACCGCCAGAGTAATTCAGACCACACTCTGTTCCTCAAGAAGAGGGATGGTAAGATCACATGCCTcattatttatgttgatgatatgattatcacaggtgatgatgaagatgagatAGATCAGCTGAAGAAAAATTTGTCCATggaatttgaaatgaaggacctTGGCAGCCTGAAATACTTCTTGGGAATAGAAGTGCTCAGATCGAAGCAAGAGATCTTTATCAATCAACGAAAGTACGTGCTTGACATTCTAGCAGAAACATGAATGATTGACTGCAAGCCTGCAGATACTCCAATGGTTCAAAATCACGGCCTACAGATTCGTAAAGGAGCCAAACTCGCTGACCGAGGGAGGTATCAACGATTGGTTGGGAAACTCATCTATCTATCCTACACCCGGCTAGACCTCGCATATGCCGTTGGGGTCGTAAGccagtttatgcatgcaccacaagAAGAGCACTGGGAAGCAGTGTTGAGAATAGtacggtacttgaagggtacacCGGGCCATGGAGTACTGTTCAAGAAACATGGATATCTAGAGATACATGGATACAcggatgcagattgggcagggaatCCAAATGACAGAAAGTCAACCGCGggatactttacctttgttggaggtaacttggtaacatggagaagcaagaagcaaaaggtggtaGCCCTGTCAAGCGCTGAAGCAGAATTTCGGGGTATTAAGAGCGGATTGACAGAAATACTATGGCTTAGGAAGCTCATGACCGAGCTCGATCTCAAATTAACTCAGCCGTGCCGATTACTGTGTGATAATAAAGCTGCCATTAGTATCTCAgaaaatccagttcagcatgaCCGAACCAAGCATGTGGAGGTAGATCGACACTTCATAAAAGACACAATCGATGCAAAGGTGGTAGTATTGCCTTATGTCAAGTCAGAAGATCAACTGGCGGATGTCTTGACCAAGGCAGTAAGCTCGCACTCTTTCCGAAGTGTATTGGACAAGTTAAGTATTGGTGATCccatcacttaacttgagggggagtgttggaaggaaAGATTACCGAGAATCAAGAGGGAAGATTACCAAGAATCAAGACACTAATTTCCTGCAATCAAAATCGTTGAGTTATTAGTGATTGATTCTTACTATGTATAGGAGATTATGCTAGGGTAATTAACTTACCTTAAGATTGTATTGTTGAGCCTATAAGAGGCGTGAAATGTTTATACTCAAATCAATGAAATAGAGAAAACCTGTTTTAACAttaatgataaaattattttatactatttaattatttgaggaTATGTAAATTTTGTGAGATCAATTATGAATAATTAAAGGAGTATTtggtcattaaaaaaatataactatCTGATCATATCTAATGTGAAGAAATTTTGAGAGAAGAGAACGAACCACGCAATACCAAAATTTTCATATTGCTAGAAAGAAAATTAGATTAGCAAATGTTGTGGACAAATAACAGAACATTTACTCCTCATTATCAACTACCTAAACCACATaaatttttttgtctttttccaccacaaaaataaaaaatggtagATGATGTCAAAACACAGCATAACCTGCAAAGACAATACACAAATCTACTTACTTGtgcaacacacacacacacacacacacacacacactatatatatatatatatataaacctcattcattcattcatcacacacacaaacacacaagtTGTAGTAGCTGAAAACAAACATGGAAACACTAATTTTTTCCTTATACTCAAACCAAGTGTCAGCATTGATTTTATTGGCAGGGACAGTGGTGACGATCTACGCAACCCACTGGATGTACCGATGGAGAAATCCCAAATGCAGAAACGGCGTCCTCCCTCCCGGCTCAATGGGCCTCCCTCTCATCGGAGAAACCATTCAGCTCGTCCTCCCCAGCGCCTCTCTCGACCTCCCTCCCTTCATCAAGAAGAGAATGAAAAAGTATTTAATATATACACATGCAAAACTGTTTTTATGTATGGCTGACCTGGCTCCTATCAGGTATGGCCCCATCTTCAAAACCAACGTGGCGGGGAGGCCGGTGATCATCACTGCAGATCCCGAGTTCAACCACTTTCTCCTCCGGCAGGACGGGAAGCTGGCTGACACGTGGTCCATGGACACTTTCGCGGAGGTCTTCGACCAAGCCAGCCAGTCTTCTAGAAAGTACACTAGAAACTTGACACTGAATCACTTTGGTGTGGAGGCTCTCAAGGGGAGGCTCCTCCCTCAAATGGAAGCCATGTCTAGGAAAGTCCTCTCCACTTGGGCTTCCCATCTCTCTGTTGAAGTTAAGAGTCAAGCTGTAACGGTATAATATATCATTCTTTAGTGAATGAATCAAGAATTGATGATCAGTACTCATGAATGTTCTTTCTTTCATTGTCTGAGCAGATGTCCATTGATTTTGCGGCTGGCCAGATTTTCAGTGGCGATTTGGAGGATGCGCCGTTGAAGATAAGCGACATGTTTAGGGATTTGGTGGAAGGGCTGATGTCTTTTCCCATCAACATTCCTGGCACATCACACCACAAATGTCTGCAGGTACTCTTCTGTTTTTGACATgatcaaaattttattatatgtcATAACTGGTGATTTTTGGCAGATTCACAAAAAGGTGAGGGAGATGATGAGGGAGGTTGTGACGAAGAGGCTGGCGGAGGCAGAGAGGCGCCACGGTGATCTCCTGGACCACATCATTCAAGACAAGAGCACGGACTCTTTCATCAACGACGACTTCATAGTCCAGCTCATGTTCGGCCTCTTGTTTGTCACTTCTGATTCCGTCTCCACCACATTGGCTTTAGCATTCAAGTTGCTGGCTGATCATCCCTTGGTTTTGGAGGAACTCACTGTGCGTAATCTGCATAACATCATCAAGCTTTTATAATCTATCTCAtgagaattaattaattatctgaTGATTAGGCCGAGCATGAGGCCATCTTGAAGAAGAGGGAGAACTCAGACGCTACCGGCCTCACATGGGATGAGTACAAATCAATGACATTCACACTGCAGGTGATCAATGAAGTTCTCAGGCTGGGAAATATAGCTCCAGGCTTCTTTCGTCGCGCTCTCAAAGATATCCCAGTAAACGGTATAGAGGCTCATCTGATAAACTATAACTCAATAAAGGATATCCATGTTAATGCTAACTGTTTGTAAATGAATAATATAGGATACATAATTCCTCAAGGATGGGTGATCATGATTGCTACAGCCGGCCTTCATCTAAACCCGAACCAATTTGAAGATCCACTTAAGTTCAACCCATGGAGATGGAAGGTTAGATCTTTTCTGTCaacataaatttcaaaattgtgGGCTAGCTAGTACAGTACTTATTTAGAGCATGAATGCAGGAGATTCAACCGAGCGTCGTGTCAAAGTGTTTCATGCCATTTGGTTCTGGTATGAAGCAGTGTGCTGGTGCAGAATACAGTAGAGTTCTTATTGCAACATTTCTGCATGTTTTGGTCACCAAGTACAGGTAAAAAACAGAGAAGCATGTTTTCAACATACAAAGAGTTTTgagattgatgagaaagtataGTTTCTGATCATGAATCCAaattgtttctttattttttggttAGATGGGATTTGGTAAAGGGAGGCAAGATTGTGCGGTCGCCGATCATCAGATTTCCAGATGGATTTCACTACAAGATATCAGAGAAACATTAGCTTACATAATTTTACTATGTTTGATCAAATAAACTTCAAGTTGTTATGTTGTCTATTTGGTAGTCTTTATGTGTGTAATAAGTATATTTCATGTTGGGAATGTCCAAATAAATGCAAGTAGTATTACTATTATGTATGCTTCAACTGGAGATGTCAATTTCGCAATGTCCAAATTCAGTTTCCAATTCCATCTTGGGAATGGGAATGAGAATGTCCAAATAAAGGAAATAGGATTTGTTAGTTGCATTTTTTAAGTAATCCTAATTAACTAGAGATTGATTGATCTGCATTAAGTTGAGATTGAGAACTAGTACATCCTGtaactaaataaaatttgatattttcagtgtaaaataaaatgtagagaaaatttgatattttcagtgtaaaataaaatgtagagaaaaaaatgaaattaattcgTTCACGATGGGGGGACTTTCCCGTTCCGGAGGCGAGCGCCTTATCCATTAGGCCACGCGAAAAATATGTCActcaaatcaaattaaatttatttataagagcatctccaatggtggaCGTCTTGTCGGACgtgcgcgacgggcgaccgggacttCCGCTATTATGGTaggggaggtcggatacggacgtcggcgcgacgggcgggcggacgtccgtggcgtgggtcggacgtccgatttttaaattttttttaattttttttaaactctatgtaCGGCtcgttgaaattttatttccgtaaacgtaagttgttttatttgtgaatttgcgattttttttattgtgggaaatCCTAGTGGGAAGAGCGATGgaaagggcggattgtgaaggggatgtcatagtgacgtggcagtgggatgagaagtcctagtgacgtggcgggaggtgttttcggtatatcctagtggatgtccaagtgggacatccgcccactggagatgctctaagtctATCATCACTGCCAAAGGCGCAAAACCCAACAAAACCCTAACCAGATGTCCTTCTGTTCAATTGATTGTTGTATCCGCTGAAAATCGATGGCCCTGTCCTTAATCCAATGCTCCAAAACCCCTAAATTTCTGCCCACTAATAATTTTCTGAAATCCCGTTCAGTTCCGCTTCAACCTACATTTCTTAGGTGATGataattttagtttttactCTTTTATGGACTGCAGCTTTatcgttttttgttttttttccttatcTTCTCATTATTCTTCTTTTCAATATGAACGTTGGTGTTTTGGTTCCTCAGATTTTCTACATTGCAGCAACGGAGCGGCAAAGGATTTATTTGCGCGGCATTTTCTGCCGCCGGAAGTTCTGGTTCAAGCAGCGATGTAAACCCATATGaggtaatttgtaaattttattttctgaaattcAACCGCTATTGGTGAAAGTGAAAGTGATTCTAGATATCGGCCAGACACTTTGCTATAGGCACGAGCTAGAATTCTGTGCCACAGTAAAAGCTATGGGTTCGTTTGATCAACTTCATCAATTTTTGTAGGTTCTTGGTGTAAACCCTCTTGAGGGATTTGATATGGTCAAGGCAGCTTACAAGAAAAAGCGCAAGGATGCCGAGAGGAGAGGTGATGAAGCTGCAGCTGCTCAAGTATGACTTACTTATTACgctcttttttaaaaaaatggatttgTTTGTTTCTCTGCTAAGCATTGTATGTTGCTGAAGTTTGGTATTTATCGTTGTTCGCATCCTTTTGTAGTTGGAAAAAGCGTATGACAAAATCATGATGTCTCAGTTGACAAAAAGGAAGCATGGCGAAACATTCGGTTCATTTAAGGTGTGCCACTCTCCTTTTCTACTTTCCATCAATGCGTTGGCTGTATTTGGTTAATGATTAATTTGTTCATTACTGCTCTGGTCACAAACTGAAGGTTGTATTTTCTTATAATTTCATAAGAAGCACAAAAAATTGACGAAGGAACTGCTGAAGTAATATCCCTTCCATTGGATTGAAAAAGTGAACCAATTGCCTAGACATGGAGAAAATTACATATCATAAGTTTGATCTTCAATTTTAACAGTGCCACCTTGATAGTTACCGTTATCTGATTTTTCATAGTTTTCATTCCCTAGCATCAAGCTTCATCCTGTTAACAAGGTTTTCAAATTGTTTTTGACTGGCATGATAATGAAGTTTCTTACTTTCTTTAGTTTTGATACTTCTTGTAGTCTAATCATTTGACTGCCACAATAACAAAGAttctcctccttttttcttcaattcatcattaaAGAGCAATCTTTGTTTT
It contains:
- the LOC121792381 gene encoding cucurbitadienol 11-hydroxylase-like is translated as METLIFSLYSNQVSALILLAGTVVTIYATHWMYRWRNPKCRNGVLPPGSMGLPLIGETIQLVLPSASLDLPPFIKKRMKKYGPIFKTNVAGRPVIITADPEFNHFLLRQDGKLADTWSMDTFAEVFDQASQSSRKYTRNLTLNHFGVEALKGRLLPQMEAMSRKVLSTWASHLSVEVKSQAVTMSIDFAAGQIFSGDLEDAPLKISDMFRDLVEGLMSFPINIPGTSHHKCLQIHKKVREMMREVVTKRLAEAERRHGDLLDHIIQDKSTDSFINDDFIVQLMFGLLFVTSDSVSTTLALAFKLLADHPLVLEELTAEHEAILKKRENSDATGLTWDEYKSMTFTLQVINEVLRLGNIAPGFFRRALKDIPVNGYIIPQGWVIMIATAGLHLNPNQFEDPLKFNPWRWKEIQPSVVSKCFMPFGSGMKQCAGAEYSRVLIATFLHVLVTKYRWDLVKGGKIVRSPIIRFPDGFHYKISEKH